One genomic region from Anaerolineae bacterium encodes:
- a CDS encoding cytochrome C oxidase subunit IV family protein — protein sequence MTEPHHHIIPVRMYLTVFAWLMVLLAVTVTVSFFNFGVFNVFVALSIATLKAGLIMAYFMHLRYSSKLIWVFAGLGFFGLAIMILIAMGDYVARGGVIVPMLPGS from the coding sequence ATGACCGAACCCCATCACCATATTATTCCGGTTCGCATGTATCTCACCGTGTTTGCCTGGCTGATGGTCCTGTTGGCGGTTACGGTTACGGTTTCCTTTTTTAATTTTGGGGTGTTCAATGTTTTTGTGGCTTTGAGCATAGCCACCCTCAAAGCCGGGCTGATCATGGCCTACTTTATGCATCTGCGTTACAGTTCCAAACTAATCTGGGTTTTTGCGGGTCTGGGCTTTTTTGGTTTGGCTATTATGATTCTCATTGCCATGGGCGACTATGTGGCCCGCGGCGGGGTAATTGTACCAATGTTGCCGGGATCATGA
- a CDS encoding cytochrome c oxidase subunit 3, translated as MWAFLTTEVMFFGGLFVAYAAYRLAYPEAFAQASRELDMVLSTANTLVLLASSLMMALGVHAAQTDKKKALVAFLLLTVLLGLVFLGIKAVEYGEKFQHHLVPGADFIFPGSHANQAAIFFALYFTTTGLHAVHMIIGIGILLYFTYRAWQGHFSSLHYDPVEMIGLYWHFVDIVWVFIFPLYYLIDRT; from the coding sequence ATGTGGGCCTTTCTCACCACCGAGGTGATGTTTTTTGGCGGGCTTTTTGTGGCCTACGCCGCCTATCGCCTGGCTTATCCCGAAGCCTTTGCCCAGGCCAGCCGCGAATTGGACATGGTCCTCAGCACCGCCAACACCCTGGTGTTGCTGGCCAGCAGTTTGATGATGGCCCTGGGCGTGCATGCAGCCCAAACAGATAAAAAAAAGGCTTTGGTTGCGTTTTTGTTGCTCACCGTTCTATTGGGCCTTGTTTTTCTGGGGATCAAGGCGGTGGAGTACGGCGAAAAGTTTCAACACCATTTGGTCCCGGGCGCGGATTTTATCTTCCCCGGATCGCACGCCAACCAGGCCGCAATCTTTTTTGCCCTCTACTTTACCACCACCGGCCTGCATGCGGTGCACATGATTATTGGCATTGGCATTTTGCTCTACTTCACCTACCGGGCATGGCAAGGGCACTTTTCCTCGCTTCATTACGACCCGGTGGAAATGATCGGCCTTTACTGGCATTTTGTAGACATTGTCTGGGTATTTATCTTTCCGCTGTATTATTTGATTGATCGCACATAA
- the ctaD gene encoding cytochrome c oxidase subunit I: protein MTVSSPSLNTPQAQENYLTWAHSLKSWLLTTDHKRIAILYLISITFFFLLGGAAASLIRLELFTPQSDLVQPDTYNKTFTLHGVIMVFFFLIPSIPATLGNFLIPLMIGAKDLAFPRLNLASWYVYVLGGLFTLLVVVLGGVDTGWTFYTPYSSTYSNTAVIITALGIFIVGFSSIFTAINFIATIHTMRAPGMTWFRLPLFVWGLYATSIVIILGTPVLAITILLVGVERLFRFGIFDPALGGDPLLFQHLFWFYSHPAVYIMILPSMGVVSELITAFTQRRIFGYRAIALSSMAIALLGFLVWGHHMFVSGQTIYAGLVFSILTFLVAIPSAIKVFNWTATLYKGDISFKTPMLYTLGFLGLFIVGGLTGLFLGTTAVDVHVHDTYFVVAHFHFIMVGATTMAYLGAIHFWWPKMSGKMYNEKWGIASAIIIFVGFNLTFLAQFILGYMGMPRRYASYPEEFQLWHQLSTVGTMILGFGYILPLFYLLQSLFKGQPAGPNPWKAKGLEWMVNSPPPPHNFAKTPVVTEEAYAYPEYKAEEAGRGSN, encoded by the coding sequence ATGACCGTATCATCGCCGTCCCTAAACACCCCCCAGGCTCAAGAAAATTATTTAACCTGGGCGCACAGCTTAAAATCGTGGCTGCTCACCACCGACCATAAACGCATCGCTATTCTCTATCTGATTTCTATCACCTTTTTCTTTTTATTGGGCGGGGCGGCGGCCAGTTTGATCCGGCTGGAGTTGTTTACGCCCCAAAGCGATTTGGTGCAGCCCGACACCTATAACAAAACTTTCACCTTGCATGGCGTCATTATGGTCTTTTTCTTTCTGATTCCTTCCATTCCCGCCACCCTGGGTAACTTTCTGATCCCGTTGATGATTGGGGCCAAAGATTTGGCGTTTCCGCGTTTGAACCTGGCCAGTTGGTATGTTTACGTGCTAGGCGGTCTGTTTACACTTTTGGTGGTGGTTTTAGGCGGCGTTGATACCGGCTGGACCTTTTACACCCCTTACAGCAGCACTTATAGTAATACCGCCGTGATTATCACCGCCTTGGGCATTTTTATTGTTGGGTTTTCTTCAATTTTTACGGCCATCAATTTTATTGCCACCATCCACACCATGCGCGCCCCGGGCATGACCTGGTTTCGGCTGCCGCTGTTTGTCTGGGGCCTTTACGCCACCAGCATTGTGATCATTTTGGGCACGCCCGTGCTGGCCATTACCATTCTGCTGGTGGGGGTGGAACGGCTTTTCAGGTTTGGCATTTTTGACCCGGCCCTGGGCGGCGATCCACTTTTGTTTCAGCACCTGTTTTGGTTTTACTCTCACCCGGCAGTGTATATTATGATCTTGCCCAGTATGGGCGTGGTCAGCGAGTTGATTACGGCCTTTACCCAACGCCGGATTTTTGGCTACCGGGCCATTGCCCTTTCCAGTATGGCCATTGCCCTGCTGGGTTTTTTGGTGTGGGGCCACCACATGTTTGTCAGCGGGCAAACCATCTATGCCGGGCTGGTTTTTTCTATTTTGACTTTCCTGGTGGCCATTCCTTCGGCCATTAAGGTGTTCAACTGGACCGCCACGCTTTACAAAGGCGATATCTCTTTTAAAACGCCAATGTTATATACCCTGGGTTTTTTGGGCCTGTTCATTGTGGGCGGCCTGACCGGCCTCTTTTTAGGCACAACGGCGGTAGACGTGCACGTGCACGATACCTATTTTGTAGTGGCCCACTTTCACTTTATTATGGTCGGCGCTACCACCATGGCCTACTTGGGCGCCATCCATTTTTGGTGGCCCAAAATGAGCGGCAAAATGTACAACGAAAAATGGGGCATTGCTTCGGCAATTATCATTTTTGTGGGCTTTAACTTAACCTTTTTGGCCCAATTTATTTTGGGCTACATGGGCATGCCGCGCCGTTACGCCAGCTATCCTGAAGAGTTTCAACTGTGGCACCAGCTTTCAACCGTTGGCACCATGATTTTGGGGTTTGGCTACATTCTGCCCCTGTTTTATTTGCTCCAATCCTTGTTCAAGGGCCAACCGGCCGGGCCTAATCCGTGGAAGGCCAAGGGTTTGGAGTGGATGGTTAACTCTCCCCCGCCGCCCCACAATTTTGCCAAAACCCCGGTAGTAACCGAAGAGGCGTACGCTTACCCTGAATATAAAGCAGAGGAGGCCGGCCGTGGCTCAAACTAA
- the coxB gene encoding cytochrome c oxidase subunit II, whose amino-acid sequence MPDFPIFPEQASTIGAQIDWIFFTLIGLSLLFGLPVVGLIITFAIRYRRGSRANRVGRLDESNKLEFTWTFIPFVVAMAIFGWSAVVYYNYATPPGNALEIYVIGKQWMWYAQHPSGKTEINALHVPLGRPVKLIMTSQDVIHSFYIPAFRVKQDVLPGRYTTLWFEATKTGDYHLFCAEYCGTDHAKMTGTVTVMEPDAYQAWLGGVAEDESMADAGQRLFQQRGCMACHNDSPNSIGPNLAGTFGEPVQLTSGETIMVDEAYLLESIRKPQEKVVAGYAPLMPTYQGILTEQEILQLVEYIKSLESR is encoded by the coding sequence ATGCCAGATTTTCCAATTTTTCCTGAACAAGCCTCTACCATTGGCGCGCAAATTGATTGGATTTTTTTTACCCTGATCGGCTTAAGTTTGTTGTTTGGCCTGCCGGTGGTGGGGTTGATCATCACCTTTGCCATCCGGTATCGGCGGGGTAGCCGGGCCAACCGGGTGGGGCGGCTGGATGAAAGCAACAAACTTGAATTCACCTGGACCTTTATCCCCTTTGTGGTGGCCATGGCCATTTTCGGCTGGTCGGCGGTGGTGTATTACAATTACGCCACCCCGCCGGGAAACGCCCTGGAAATTTACGTGATCGGCAAACAGTGGATGTGGTACGCCCAACACCCTTCGGGCAAAACCGAAATCAATGCCTTGCACGTGCCGCTGGGCCGGCCGGTCAAATTAATTATGACCTCTCAAGACGTGATCCACAGTTTTTACATTCCGGCCTTTCGGGTGAAACAGGACGTGTTGCCGGGGCGTTACACCACCTTGTGGTTTGAGGCCACCAAAACCGGCGACTACCATCTCTTTTGCGCCGAATACTGCGGCACCGACCACGCCAAAATGACCGGAACCGTTACCGTGATGGAGCCGGATGCGTACCAGGCCTGGTTAGGCGGCGTGGCTGAAGACGAATCAATGGCCGATGCCGGGCAGCGGCTGTTTCAACAACGCGGCTGCATGGCGTGTCATAATGACAGCCCTAATAGTATTGGCCCCAATCTGGCCGGGACGTTTGGCGAACCCGTGCAATTGACCAGCGGCGAAACCATTATGGTGGATGAAGCCTATTTGCTTGAGTCAATCCGCAAGCCCCAAGAAAAAGTGGTGGCCGGTTATGCCCCCCTCATGCCCACCTACCAGGGCATCTTGACCGAACAAGAGATTTTGCAATTAGTTGAGTATATCAAGTCTTTGGAAAGCCGGTAA
- a CDS encoding SCO family protein produces MSRRNKKFNFLPGRPAARLRPKILIVVLAAIFLSGITPLYAQEQLPQDLIKKVGFEQKLETQLPLNLQFTDSTGRAVRLDDYFDNKPVILAMGYYECPMLCSLIRNGLFESLQKLEYFTVGRDFEVVYVSIDPAETPEIAETKRRVSVMAYGRSTTGEGWNFLVGNEEPIKTLADAIGFKYTYDANIDEYVHPSGIIVVTPEGRISKYLYGIEFPALDLRLALVEAAENKIGTPVDQFLLTCYHYDPVEGQYTLFVTNIVRMAGGATVVVFGLILGWLLYRERRKGVAVNSST; encoded by the coding sequence ATGAGCAGGAGAAATAAAAAGTTTAATTTTTTACCGGGGCGACCCGCAGCACGGTTGAGGCCAAAAATTCTTATAGTTGTGCTGGCGGCCATTTTTTTGAGCGGGATTACCCCCCTCTATGCCCAGGAACAATTGCCGCAGGACCTCATTAAAAAGGTAGGCTTTGAGCAAAAACTGGAAACTCAACTGCCGCTAAACCTGCAATTTACCGATTCTACCGGCCGGGCGGTTCGCCTGGACGATTATTTTGACAACAAACCCGTCATCCTGGCTATGGGTTACTACGAATGTCCCATGCTGTGCTCGTTGATTCGTAACGGTCTGTTTGAAAGCTTGCAAAAGTTGGAATATTTCACGGTGGGCCGGGATTTTGAGGTGGTTTACGTGAGCATTGATCCGGCAGAAACGCCGGAAATAGCCGAAACCAAACGGCGCGTATCGGTGATGGCCTACGGCCGGTCAACAACCGGCGAGGGCTGGAACTTTTTGGTGGGAAACGAGGAGCCTATTAAAACATTGGCCGATGCTATCGGCTTTAAATACACCTACGATGCCAACATTGACGAGTACGTGCATCCCAGCGGCATCATTGTGGTTACGCCGGAGGGCCGGATTTCTAAATATTTATACGGCATTGAGTTTCCGGCGCTCGATCTGCGCCTGGCGCTGGTTGAAGCGGCGGAGAATAAAATCGGCACGCCGGTGGACCAATTTTTGCTGACCTGTTATCACTACGATCCGGTGGAAGGGCAATACACCCTTTTTGTCACCAATATTGTCAGGATGGCGGGCGGGGCAACGGTAGTGGTGTTCGGCCTGATTTTAGGGTGGTTATTGTATCGTGAACGGCGTAAGGGCGTTGCGGTCAATTCGTCAACCTGA